In a genomic window of Quercus lobata isolate SW786 chromosome 4, ValleyOak3.0 Primary Assembly, whole genome shotgun sequence:
- the LOC115984459 gene encoding wall-associated receptor kinase-like 8: MEKAMQVFEAKEEYFIHNVAILLEKQISCNQGRDIETIGVFFAKANNYDPDLILGAEIGTVYKGKLDDWQVAIKVKGLLRLWSFEKTIDFFLNQVAIKQLISNKNVFRIYGCCLETEIPILVFELISNNTLFDNLHGKGKWVPRLISWLDRVRIAMVTSYAICYMHCGRSRPIVHLDKSFTAKLSNFGFAVSIAPGERLFSR; this comes from the coding sequence ATGGAGAAAGCAATGCAGGTATTTGAGGCCAAAGAAGAGTACTTCATCCACAATGTAGCAATCTTACTAGAGAAGCAAATCTCCTGCAACCAAGGTAGAGATATAGAGACAATTGGGGTTTTCTTTGCCAAGGCAAATAACTATGATCCTGATCTAATACTTGGTGCTGAAATTGGAACTGTCTACAAAGGAAAACTAGATGATTGGCAAGTTGCTATTAAAGTTAAAGGCCTTCTTAGACTTTGGTCTTTTGAGAAGACAATAGATTTCTTCTTAAATCAAGTTGCAATAAAACAATTGATCAGTAACAAGAATGTTTTCAGAATCTATGGTTGCTGCCTGGAAACTGAAATTCCCATCCTGGTTTTTGAGCTCATCTCCAACAACACTCTTTTTGATAATCTCCATGGTAAAGGCAAATGGGTTCCTCGCCTGATCTCATGGCTTGACCGTGTGAGAATTGCCATGGTGACATCCTATGCTATTTGTTACATGCATTGTGGCAGGTCAAGACCAATAGTACATTTGGATAAATCTTTCACTGCCAAACTATCTAATTTTGGTTTTGCGGTTTCAATTGCACCAGGAGAAAGACTTTTTTCAAGGTAA